TCTGGCCGTCTTCCAGGTCAAGGAACTTGGCGATGCCGAAGTCGGTCAGCATGGGCTGGCCCTTTTCGGTGAGCAGGATGTTGGAGGGTTTGACATCCCGGTGCAGGATGTGGTGCTTGTGGGCGTAGGCTAAGGCATCGGCGATGGGGATCAGCAGGCGCAGGGCGTCCTCCCAGGGCCAGGATTGCCCCAGGCGCCCCTTCAGCGTGCCGCCGGGCAGATAAGGCATGACCAGATAAGGCGAGCCTTCGTGTTCGCCGTAGTCGATGACCGGCACGATGTTAGGATGGGTCAGGCGAGCCAGGGCTTTGGCTTCCCGCTCGAAGCGCTTGAGGATGCGCTCCAGTTGCTCAGGCGGGAAAGCGCCCTTGCGGATGACCTTGATGGCCACCTCCCGCTCTAAGCGGGTGTCGTAGGCTTTGTACACGGTGGCCATGCCGCCCCGGCCCAGTTGTTCCAGAATGTGGTAGCGGCCGAGGTTTTGGCCGATGAGGTCGCTCATGACACTTCTCCTTGAGGCCAGGTTCCTTGCATAATTCCGTTATCCCATGTTGATGGTACGGTCATCGTCCGTAAAGCCCTGGTCGATGGTACGGTCCTCTTCGCTATCCATCGGCTGCACGGCCTCAAAGCGCAGGCGAAGCCGCTTACCCAATTGAATCTCATCGCCATCGCGGAGCAATACACTGGCTTCAATCTGGTGACCGTTGACAAAAGTGCCGTAGGTCGGACGGCGAGGGCGACCGTGTTCGTCTACGCTCACAGCTTCGCTCAGATAGAGCCGTCCATCGCGCTCCTCAATGACCGCGTGCTGCCGGGAAACGGCCATATCGCGGGGAAAGGCGATGTCGTTGGTGGACTTGCGTCCCAGGGTGGTCACGGAGCGGGTGATCTCAAAGCGCTGGTTGACCATTGAGGGGTCTTCGCTTTGCAAGACAACCAGCACGCCCAGCGCTTCGCTGCTGGGAGCCAGAACATCCATGGTGTGTTCCATGTCGGTCTCGACCGCCTGGGGCGCTGCCTGGAGTTTGGCTTCCCACTGGCGAGCGCGCTCGGCCTCCCGGGCCTTACGACGCCGGGCGCCTACCAGAATGAAGACCAGCAGGGCCATGCCAAGCAGACTTATCCCGCCGAGCAGGAAGGGCCCCCAGGGAGAGGCCGTCAGCGTGGCCCACCATGATTTTGCGCTGGCAGGAGCTGCCATCGAAGGGGTGGGGGTCGATATGGCGGTGGGAAGCGGCGTGGGCGTGGGCGGCGGCACGCGATGAATCGTGACGCCGCTGCGCGCCAGTTGGGTCCCGGTCGCGTCTTGAAGTACAGCCTCGATCAGGATGTCCGTCCCCTCAGGGTATCCGGTGGGGTCCCATTCCAGGGTGTAAGGGGGATCGCTGTCTTCTCCGATGGGGGCGCCATTGGCCAGAAACTGCACCTTTTTGATGGAAGCACCCTCGCCTCCCACGGTGATGGCAATGGTCAGGGGCTTATAGGCATTCTCACCATCTTTGGGGCTGTCAAACAGGATGAAGTACGGCAGGGGCGGGAAATCCACCGCGATTTGGGCCTGTTCCTGGATATCCCGATAACGCACTTCCAGGGTCAGGGTGTGGGAGCCACCCCCCGCCTGGGAAGTGTAGCGCAGCACATAGCGGGAGCGTAACTCATCGTTCATCCGGCCAAAGAGGGCGCCGAGTTGGTCGGGTGTGGGGGCGTACTGGGCGCGGGCATGGGTTTCCCTGGCCAGTCGATCCAGCACTTTCTCGCTTACCACATTTCCCAATCCGATAGGGTAAATGGGCACACGATGGGCCGGGTTGGTGGCCAGGGCCAGTACATCTTCCAGAGAATGGGTGCTGCACGGCCGGCCGTTGATTTCATCGACGCCATCCGTGAGCACCAGGATGGCCCGTCGCCCCACCGGCTCGGCGGCCACCATCTGCACGGCCTGGAAGAGAGCGTCATAAAGACAGGTGGCCCCTCCGGGCGTGGGTCGGATGAGTTCCACATTTTGACTGGCCGCCTCATGCTCTTCGGTAAAGTCGATCTGGATAGCCGGGCGCGTGTCAAAGGTGAGTACAGCCACCCGGTCGCCTTCCTTCAAGTTTTGGATGAACTCCACTGCGGCCTCACGGGCGGCTTCGATTTTCTTCCCGGCCATACTGCCGCTGGTGTCCAGCAACACAGCCACGCTGACGGACTCCTCGATCGTGTCCAGCGAGTCCACCGGCACCGGCTGGCCGTCTTCCTTCAGGGTCAGATCATCGGCGGTGAGGCTTTTTATCGGGTTGCCGCCACTGTCCAGAAGAGAAAAGTACAGTTTGACCTGATAGG
The DNA window shown above is from Anaerolineae bacterium and carries:
- a CDS encoding VWA domain-containing protein, with product MRRWHFPMVIIALFALTLLGARTVAAQGEIRLNLFDAVAEPNPGAPTYQVKLYFSLLDSGGNPIKSLTADDLTLKEDGQPVPVDSLDTIEESVSVAVLLDTSGSMAGKKIEAAREAAVEFIQNLKEGDRVAVLTFDTRPAIQIDFTEEHEAASQNVELIRPTPGGATCLYDALFQAVQMVAAEPVGRRAILVLTDGVDEINGRPCSTHSLEDVLALATNPAHRVPIYPIGLGNVVSEKVLDRLARETHARAQYAPTPDQLGALFGRMNDELRSRYVLRYTSQAGGGSHTLTLEVRYRDIQEQAQIAVDFPPLPYFILFDSPKDGENAYKPLTIAITVGGEGASIKKVQFLANGAPIGEDSDPPYTLEWDPTGYPEGTDILIEAVLQDATGTQLARSGVTIHRVPPPTPTPLPTAISTPTPSMAAPASAKSWWATLTASPWGPFLLGGISLLGMALLVFILVGARRRKAREAERARQWEAKLQAAPQAVETDMEHTMDVLAPSSEALGVLVVLQSEDPSMVNQRFEITRSVTTLGRKSTNDIAFPRDMAVSRQHAVIEERDGRLYLSEAVSVDEHGRPRRPTYGTFVNGHQIEASVLLRDGDEIQLGKRLRLRFEAVQPMDSEEDRTIDQGFTDDDRTINMG